In Bombus vancouverensis nearcticus chromosome 1, iyBomVanc1_principal, whole genome shotgun sequence, a single genomic region encodes these proteins:
- the LOC117153445 gene encoding ataxin-3 isoform X1 yields MDTIFHEKQEGFLCAQHCLNALLQGPYYNAVDLASLGHQMDEEERIRMAESGVDSEDYKLFLEQPSGNMDDSGYFSVQVISSALKVWGLELIPYNSTESAAIMAQNDPLEMKAYICNYKGHWFTIRKIGRQWFNLNSVLSGPELISDTYLSMYLAQLLQEGYSIFIVIGALPQCTADDILMKNPIEPMSKGQTSLRTKPKGYYLAVSNNVISNTFTRTLTSKEKVPTSKLQEKIIPIKIEKSDEDDDENTELQRALQLSFEENKRNDVDKYLKLSLDFHDYNKKACGTDDTDEDDDLRRALQLSLECATAPSTPESEDLHWHQLNHFGTYSRTSNGETSQKLNI; encoded by the exons ATGGACACCATATTTCATGAGAag CAAGAGGGATTTTTATGCGCACAACATTGTTTAAACGCACTTCTACAAGGACCATATTACAATGCTGTAGATCTTGCTAGTTTAGGTCATCAAATGGATGAAGAGGAGAGGATAAGAATGGCAGAATCTGGTGTTGACAGCGAAGATTATAAACTTTTTCTAGAG CAACCATCAGGAAATATGGATGACAGTGGATACTTCTCAGTTCAAGTAATCAGTAGTGCGTTAAAAGTTTGGGGATTGGAGTTAATTCCATATAATAGTACGGAATCAGCAGCTATAATGGCACAGAATGACCCTTT AGAAATGAAAGCATATATTTGTAACTACAAAGGTCATTGGTTCACTATAAGAAAAATCGGAAGACAATGGTTTAATTTAAATTCAGTCCTAAGTGGGCCAGAACTTATATCGGATACTTATCTTTCAATGTATTTAGCCCAGTTGTTACAAGAAG gttattctatttttattgttattggTGCACTTCCACAATGTACTGCAGATGATATTCTTATGAAAAATCCAATAGAACCTATGTCAAAAGGACAAACATCATTAAGAACAAAACCAAAAGGTTATTATCTAG CTGTAAGTAATAATGTGATATCAAATACGTTTACCAGAACATTAACTAGTAAAGAAAAGGTACCGACAAGCAAGTTACAAGAAAAGATAATTCCCATAAAGATTGAGAAAAGTGATGAAGATGATGATGAAAATACAGAATTACAAAGAGCACTTCAATTAAGTTTTGAagagaataaaagaaacgatGTAGATAAATATCTTAAATTAAGTTTGGATTTTCATGATTACAATAAAAAAGCATGTGGGACTGATGACACAGATGAGGACGATGATTTAAGGAGGGCTCTTCAATTAAGTTTAGAGTGTGCTACTGCTCCTTCAACGCCAGAATCTGAAGATTTACACTGGCATCAATTAAATCACTTTGGTACATACTCAAGAACGTCAAATGGAGAAACTTCacagaaattgaatatttaa
- the LOC117153445 gene encoding ataxin-3 isoform X2 produces the protein MRSLLQQEGFLCAQHCLNALLQGPYYNAVDLASLGHQMDEEERIRMAESGVDSEDYKLFLEQPSGNMDDSGYFSVQVISSALKVWGLELIPYNSTESAAIMAQNDPLEMKAYICNYKGHWFTIRKIGRQWFNLNSVLSGPELISDTYLSMYLAQLLQEGYSIFIVIGALPQCTADDILMKNPIEPMSKGQTSLRTKPKGYYLAVSNNVISNTFTRTLTSKEKVPTSKLQEKIIPIKIEKSDEDDDENTELQRALQLSFEENKRNDVDKYLKLSLDFHDYNKKACGTDDTDEDDDLRRALQLSLECATAPSTPESEDLHWHQLNHFGTYSRTSNGETSQKLNI, from the exons ATGAGAag TTTATTACAGCAAGAGGGATTTTTATGCGCACAACATTGTTTAAACGCACTTCTACAAGGACCATATTACAATGCTGTAGATCTTGCTAGTTTAGGTCATCAAATGGATGAAGAGGAGAGGATAAGAATGGCAGAATCTGGTGTTGACAGCGAAGATTATAAACTTTTTCTAGAG CAACCATCAGGAAATATGGATGACAGTGGATACTTCTCAGTTCAAGTAATCAGTAGTGCGTTAAAAGTTTGGGGATTGGAGTTAATTCCATATAATAGTACGGAATCAGCAGCTATAATGGCACAGAATGACCCTTT AGAAATGAAAGCATATATTTGTAACTACAAAGGTCATTGGTTCACTATAAGAAAAATCGGAAGACAATGGTTTAATTTAAATTCAGTCCTAAGTGGGCCAGAACTTATATCGGATACTTATCTTTCAATGTATTTAGCCCAGTTGTTACAAGAAG gttattctatttttattgttattggTGCACTTCCACAATGTACTGCAGATGATATTCTTATGAAAAATCCAATAGAACCTATGTCAAAAGGACAAACATCATTAAGAACAAAACCAAAAGGTTATTATCTAG CTGTAAGTAATAATGTGATATCAAATACGTTTACCAGAACATTAACTAGTAAAGAAAAGGTACCGACAAGCAAGTTACAAGAAAAGATAATTCCCATAAAGATTGAGAAAAGTGATGAAGATGATGATGAAAATACAGAATTACAAAGAGCACTTCAATTAAGTTTTGAagagaataaaagaaacgatGTAGATAAATATCTTAAATTAAGTTTGGATTTTCATGATTACAATAAAAAAGCATGTGGGACTGATGACACAGATGAGGACGATGATTTAAGGAGGGCTCTTCAATTAAGTTTAGAGTGTGCTACTGCTCCTTCAACGCCAGAATCTGAAGATTTACACTGGCATCAATTAAATCACTTTGGTACATACTCAAGAACGTCAAATGGAGAAACTTCacagaaattgaatatttaa
- the LOC117153445 gene encoding ataxin-3-like protein isoform X4: MDDSGYFSVQVISSALKVWGLELIPYNSTESAAIMAQNDPLEMKAYICNYKGHWFTIRKIGRQWFNLNSVLSGPELISDTYLSMYLAQLLQEGYSIFIVIGALPQCTADDILMKNPIEPMSKGQTSLRTKPKGYYLAVSNNVISNTFTRTLTSKEKVPTSKLQEKIIPIKIEKSDEDDDENTELQRALQLSFEENKRNDVDKYLKLSLDFHDYNKKACGTDDTDEDDDLRRALQLSLECATAPSTPESEDLHWHQLNHFGTYSRTSNGETSQKLNI, translated from the exons ATGGATGACAGTGGATACTTCTCAGTTCAAGTAATCAGTAGTGCGTTAAAAGTTTGGGGATTGGAGTTAATTCCATATAATAGTACGGAATCAGCAGCTATAATGGCACAGAATGACCCTTT AGAAATGAAAGCATATATTTGTAACTACAAAGGTCATTGGTTCACTATAAGAAAAATCGGAAGACAATGGTTTAATTTAAATTCAGTCCTAAGTGGGCCAGAACTTATATCGGATACTTATCTTTCAATGTATTTAGCCCAGTTGTTACAAGAAG gttattctatttttattgttattggTGCACTTCCACAATGTACTGCAGATGATATTCTTATGAAAAATCCAATAGAACCTATGTCAAAAGGACAAACATCATTAAGAACAAAACCAAAAGGTTATTATCTAG CTGTAAGTAATAATGTGATATCAAATACGTTTACCAGAACATTAACTAGTAAAGAAAAGGTACCGACAAGCAAGTTACAAGAAAAGATAATTCCCATAAAGATTGAGAAAAGTGATGAAGATGATGATGAAAATACAGAATTACAAAGAGCACTTCAATTAAGTTTTGAagagaataaaagaaacgatGTAGATAAATATCTTAAATTAAGTTTGGATTTTCATGATTACAATAAAAAAGCATGTGGGACTGATGACACAGATGAGGACGATGATTTAAGGAGGGCTCTTCAATTAAGTTTAGAGTGTGCTACTGCTCCTTCAACGCCAGAATCTGAAGATTTACACTGGCATCAATTAAATCACTTTGGTACATACTCAAGAACGTCAAATGGAGAAACTTCacagaaattgaatatttaa
- the LOC117153445 gene encoding ataxin-3 isoform X3 produces the protein MDTIFHEKQEGFLCAQHCLNALLQGPYYNAVDLASLGHQMDEEERIRMAESGVDSEDYKLFLEQPSGNMDDSGYFSVQVISSALKVWGLELIPYNSTESAAIMAQNDPLEMKAYICNYKGHWFTIRKIGRQWFNLNSVLSGPELISDTYLSMYLAQLLQEGYSIFIVIGALPQCTADDILMKNPIEPMSKGQTSLRTKPKAVSNNVISNTFTRTLTSKEKVPTSKLQEKIIPIKIEKSDEDDDENTELQRALQLSFEENKRNDVDKYLKLSLDFHDYNKKACGTDDTDEDDDLRRALQLSLECATAPSTPESEDLHWHQLNHFGTYSRTSNGETSQKLNI, from the exons ATGGACACCATATTTCATGAGAag CAAGAGGGATTTTTATGCGCACAACATTGTTTAAACGCACTTCTACAAGGACCATATTACAATGCTGTAGATCTTGCTAGTTTAGGTCATCAAATGGATGAAGAGGAGAGGATAAGAATGGCAGAATCTGGTGTTGACAGCGAAGATTATAAACTTTTTCTAGAG CAACCATCAGGAAATATGGATGACAGTGGATACTTCTCAGTTCAAGTAATCAGTAGTGCGTTAAAAGTTTGGGGATTGGAGTTAATTCCATATAATAGTACGGAATCAGCAGCTATAATGGCACAGAATGACCCTTT AGAAATGAAAGCATATATTTGTAACTACAAAGGTCATTGGTTCACTATAAGAAAAATCGGAAGACAATGGTTTAATTTAAATTCAGTCCTAAGTGGGCCAGAACTTATATCGGATACTTATCTTTCAATGTATTTAGCCCAGTTGTTACAAGAAG gttattctatttttattgttattggTGCACTTCCACAATGTACTGCAGATGATATTCTTATGAAAAATCCAATAGAACCTATGTCAAAAGGACAAACATCATTAAGAACAAAACCAAAAG CTGTAAGTAATAATGTGATATCAAATACGTTTACCAGAACATTAACTAGTAAAGAAAAGGTACCGACAAGCAAGTTACAAGAAAAGATAATTCCCATAAAGATTGAGAAAAGTGATGAAGATGATGATGAAAATACAGAATTACAAAGAGCACTTCAATTAAGTTTTGAagagaataaaagaaacgatGTAGATAAATATCTTAAATTAAGTTTGGATTTTCATGATTACAATAAAAAAGCATGTGGGACTGATGACACAGATGAGGACGATGATTTAAGGAGGGCTCTTCAATTAAGTTTAGAGTGTGCTACTGCTCCTTCAACGCCAGAATCTGAAGATTTACACTGGCATCAATTAAATCACTTTGGTACATACTCAAGAACGTCAAATGGAGAAACTTCacagaaattgaatatttaa